A window of the Brassica oleracea var. oleracea cultivar TO1000 chromosome C1, BOL, whole genome shotgun sequence genome harbors these coding sequences:
- the LOC106312305 gene encoding probable apyrase 7 isoform X1, which produces MVFGNITQLFTPNRYGASTQPSLPYIPTGSSSPDVGTSSPASFSFGNGGRKNGGLRHSASLQDFSSYHAFDPEEARETDSSAKQWGQNGASFSKDKGALPPSVPKPSTSRRKWIRAVMIVTCLFLFASLVYVLGMYVYTNWSRGASRYYVVFDCGSTGTRAYVYQASLNYKKDSSLPIVMKSLTEGISRKSSGRAYDRMETEPGFDKLVNNRTGLKKAIKPLIQWAERQIPKHAHRTTSLFVYATAGVRRLRASDSSWLLGNVWSILAKSPFTCRREWVKIISGTEEAYFGWTALNYQTSMLGAVPKKATFGALDLGGSSLQVTFENEERAHNETNLDLRIGSVNHHLSAYSLAGYGLNDAFERSVVQLLKRMPNVNNSELKHPCLNSGYEGQYVCSQCGSTVKRGKKGKSGVPIKLIGAPNWGECSALAKIAVNSSEWSKTKHGVDCDLQPCALPDGYPRPHGQFYAVSGFFVVYRFFNLSAEASLDDVLEKGREFCEKAWQVARTSVSPQPFIEQYCFRAPYIVSLLREGLYITDKQIIIGSGSITWTLGVAVLEAGKALSSTLGLKGYETLSMKINPVALISVLFVSLILLLCALSRVGNCMPRFFRKSCLPLFKHNSASASSVLNIPSPFRLRWSHMGTGVKPPLSPIARSSPRRPFSFGSSIQLMESCSLYSSSSSVMHSYSSDSLGEMQVDNSGSFWSSRSQMRLQSRRSQSREDLSSSLAESHMLKM; this is translated from the exons ATGGTTTTCGGCAACATCACTCAACTCTTTACACCGAATCGCTACGGAGCAAGCACACAACCTTCTCTTCCATACATCCCTACTGGTTCTTCATCACCTGATGTAGGCACCTCATCTCCAGCTTCCTTCTCTTTCGGAAACGGTGGGCGCAAGAACGGTGGTTTGAGACACTCCGCGTCTCTCCAAGACTTCTCTTCCTACCACGCCTTCGATCCCGAAGAAGCTCGTGAAACCGACTCAAGCGCTAAACAATGGGGACAGAACGGAGCTAGCTTCTCCAAGGACAAGGGAGCTCTCCCGCCCAGTGTTCCCAAACCGTCCACGAGCAGGCGTAAATGGATCCGCGCGGTGATGATCGTTACGTGCCTCTTTCTCTTTGCTTCTCTGGTGTATGTACTAGGCATGTACGTTTACACGAACTGGTCTCGCGGAGCGTCGAGGTACTACGTTGTGTTTGACTGCGGAAGCACGGGGACTCGCGCCTACGTCTACCAGGCGTCTTTAAACTACAAGAAAGATAGTAGTCTCCCTATTGTGATGAAGTCCTTGACGGAAGGTATCTCTAGGAAGTCAAGTGGGAGGGCTTATGATAGGATGGAGACAGAGCCTGGGTTTGACAAGCTCGTCAACAACAGAACGGGATTGAAAAAAGCGATTAAGCCTCTTATCCAGTGGGCGGAGAGGCAGATCCCCAAGCATGCTCATAGGACAACGTCTCTCTTTGTGTACGCAACAGCGGGTGTTAGGAGGCTGCGCGCTAGTGATTCGAGCTGGCTTTTAGGTAATGTGTGGTCTATACTGGCGAAGTCTCCCTTCACTTGCCGGAGGGAGTGGGTTAAGATCATTAGCGGTACAGAGGAAGCTTATTTTGGATGGACGGCTCTTAATTACCAAACGAGCATGTTGGGAGCTGTGCCGAAGAAGGCGACGTTCGGTGCGCTTGACCTTGGTGGCTCGTCTTTGCAGGTGACGTTTGAGAATGAGGAGCGAGCACATAACGAGACTAACTTAGATCTCAGGATAGGGTCTGTTAACCATCATCTTAGCGCTTATTCTCTGGCCGGGTATGGACTTAACGATGCGTTTGAAAGGTCTGTTGTTCAGCTTTTAAAGAGGATGCCAAATGTCAATAACTCTGAGTTGAAACATCCTTGTTTGAACTCTGGATACGAAGGACAGTACGTTTGTTCTCAATGTGGTTCTACTGTCAAACGAGGTAAGAAAGGGAAGTCAGGAGTTCCTATTAAGCTCATAGGTGCTCCAAACTGGGGAGAGTGCAGCGCTCTAGCGAAAATTGCTGTTAATAGCTCCGAGTGGTCGAAGACAAAACATGGTGTTGATTGTGATTTGCAGCCTTGTGCTCTTCCTGATGGTTACCCTCGTCCTCACGGTCAGTTCTACGCTGTGTCCGGATTCTTCGTGGTGTACAGATTCTTCAATCTAAGCGCTGAAGCTTCCCTTGATGATGTATTGGAAAAAGGTAGGGAGTTTTGTGAAAAGGCCTGGCAGGTAGCGAGAACCAGTGTTTCTCCACAACCTTTCATTGAACAGTACTGCTTTAGAGCACCGTACATAGTCTCTCTGTTACGAGAAGGTTTGTATATTACAGATAAGCAGATTATAATTGGGTCTGGGAGTATAACTTGGACACTGGGGGTAGCTGTTCTGGAAGCAGGGAAGGCTTTGTCTTCTACATTGGGACTAAAGGGGTACGAGACTCTGAGCATGAAGATAAACCCAGTAGCTCTTATATCTGTTCTGTTCGTCTCACTGATTCTGCTTCTCTGTGCACTGTCACGCGTCGGCAACTGTATGCCAAGGTTTTTCAGAAAGTCCTGTCTGCCTCTATTTAAGCACAATAGCGCTTCAGCTTCCTCTGTTCTTAACATTCCTTCTCCCTTCAGATTGCGATGGAGTCATATGGGTACAG GGGTAAAGCCACCGTTGAGTCCAATAGCGAGGAGTTCACCGCGTAGGCCGTTTAGTTTTGGAAGCAGCATACAGCTCATGGAGTCTTGTTCATTGTACTCATCGAGCAGCAGCGTAATGCATAGTTATTCTTCTGATAGCTTAGGGGAGATGCAAGTTGACAACAGTGGCTCCTTCTGGTCCTCCCGGAGTCAAATGCGTCTCCAGAGCCGGAGATCACAATCCAGAGAAGATCTTAGTTCGTCGCTCGCTGAATCACACATGCTCAAGATGTAG
- the LOC106312305 gene encoding probable apyrase 7 isoform X2, whose protein sequence is MVFGNITQLFTPNRYGASTQPSLPYIPTGSSSPDVGTSSPASFSFGNGGRKNGGLRHSASLQDFSSYHAFDPEEARETDSSAKQWGQNGASFSKDKGALPPSVPKPSTSRRKWIRAVMIVTCLFLFASLVYVLGMYVYTNWSRGASRYYVVFDCGSTGTRAYVYQASLNYKKDSSLPIVMKSLTEGISRKSSGRAYDRMETEPGFDKLVNNRTGLKKAIKPLIQWAERQIPKHAHRTTSLFVYATAGVRRLRASDSSWLLGNVWSILAKSPFTCRREWVKIISGTEEAYFGWTALNYQTSMLGAVPKKATFGALDLGGSSLQVTFENEERAHNETNLDLRIGSVNHHLSAYSLAGYGLNDAFERSVVQLLKRMPNVNNSELKHPCLNSGYEGQYVCSQCGSTVKRGKKGKSGVPIKLIGAPNWGECSALAKIAVNSSEWSKTKHGVDCDLQPCALPDGYPRPHGQFYAVSGFFVVYRFFNLSAEASLDDVLEKGREFCEKAWQVARTSVSPQPFIEQYCFRAPYIVSLLREGLYITDKQIIIGSGSITWTLGVAVLEAGKALSSTLGLKGYETLSMKINPVALISVLFVSLILLLCALSRVGNCMPRFFRKSCLPLFKHNSASASSVLNIPSPFRLRWSHMGTGVKPPLSPIARSSPRRPFSFGSSIQLMESCSLYSSSSSVMHSYSSDSLGEMQVDNSGSFWSSRSQMRLQSRRSQSREDLSSSLAESHMLKM, encoded by the exons ATGGTTTTCGGCAACATCACTCAACTCTTTACACCGAATCGCTACGGAGCAAGCACACAACCTTCTCTTCCATACATCCCTACTGGTTCTTCATCACCTGATGTAGGCACCTCATCTCCAGCTTCCTTCTCTTTCGGAAACGGTGGGCGCAAGAACGGTGGTTTGAGACACTCCGCGTCTCTCCAAGACTTCTCTTCCTACCACGCCTTCGATCCCGAAGAAGCTCGTGAAACCGACTCAAGCGCTAAACAATGGGGACAGAACGGAGCTAGCTTCTCCAAGGACAAGGGAGCTCTCCCGCCCAGTGTTCCCAAACCGTCCACGAGCAGGCGTAAATGGATCCGCGCGGTGATGATCGTTACGTGCCTCTTTCTCTTTGCTTCTCTGGTGTATGTACTAGGCATGTACGTTTACACGAACTGGTCTCGCGGAGCGTCGAGGTACTACGTTGTGTTTGACTGCGGAAGCACGGGGACTCGCGCCTACGTCTACCAGGCGTCTTTAAACTACAAGAAAGATAGTAGTCTCCCTATTGTGATGAAGTCCTTGACGGAAGGTATCTCTAGGAAGTCAAGTGGGAGGGCTTATGATAGGATGGAGACAGAGCCTGGGTTTGACAAGCTCGTCAACAACAGAACGGGATTGAAAAAAGCGATTAAGCCTCTTATCCAGTGGGCGGAGAGGCAGATCCCCAAGCATGCTCATAGGACAACGTCTCTCTTTGTGTACGCAACAGCGGGTGTTAGGAGGCTGCGCGCTAGTGATTCGAGCTGGCTTTTAGGTAATGTGTGGTCTATACTGGCGAAGTCTCCCTTCACTTGCCGGAGGGAGTGGGTTAAGATCATTAGCGGTACAGAGGAAGCTTATTTTGGATGGACGGCTCTTAATTACCAAACGAGCATGTTGGGAGCTGTGCCGAAGAAGGCGACGTTCGGTGCGCTTGACCTTGGTGGCTCGTCTTTGCAGGTGACGTTTGAGAATGAGGAGCGAGCACATAACGAGACTAACTTAGATCTCAGGATAGGGTCTGTTAACCATCATCTTAGCGCTTATTCTCTGGCCGGGTATGGACTTAACGATGCGTTTGAAAGGTCTGTTGTTCAGCTTTTAAAGAGGATGCCAAATGTCAATAACTCTGAGTTGAAACATCCTTGTTTGAACTCTGGATACGAAGGACAGTACGTTTGTTCTCAATGTGGTTCTACTGTCAAACGAGGTAAGAAAGGGAAGTCAGGAGTTCCTATTAAGCTCATAGGTGCTCCAAACTGGGGAGAGTGCAGCGCTCTAGCGAAAATTGCTGTTAATAGCTCCGAGTGGTCGAAGACAAAACATGGTGTTGATTGTGATTTGCAGCCTTGTGCTCTTCCTGATGGTTACCCTCGTCCTCACGGTCAGTTCTACGCTGTGTCCGGATTCTTCGTGGTGTACAGATTCTTCAATCTAAGCGCTGAAGCTTCCCTTGATGATGTATTGGAAAAAGGTAGGGAGTTTTGTGAAAAGGCCTGGCAGGTAGCGAGAACCAGTGTTTCTCCACAACCTTTCATTGAACAGTACTGCTTTAGAGCACCGTACATAGTCTCTCTGTTACGAGAAGGTTTGTATATTACAGATAAGCAGATTATAATTGGGTCTGGGAGTATAACTTGGACACTGGGGGTAGCTGTTCTGGAAGCAGGGAAGGCTTTGTCTTCTACATTGGGACTAAAGGGGTACGAGACTCTGAGCATGAAGATAAACCCAGTAGCTCTTATATCTGTTCTGTTCGTCTCACTGATTCTGCTTCTCTGTGCACTGTCACGCGTCGGCAACTGTATGCCAAGGTTTTTCAGAAAGTCCTGTCTGCCTCTATTTAAGCACAATAGCGCTTCAGCTTCCTCTGTTCTTAACATTCCTTCTCCCTTCAGATTGCGATGGAGTCATATGGGTACAG GGGTAAAGCCACCGTTGAGTCCAATAGCGAGGAGTTCACCGCGTAGGCCGTTTAGTTTTGGAAGCAGCATACAGCTCATG